The following are encoded together in the Triticum dicoccoides isolate Atlit2015 ecotype Zavitan chromosome 6B, WEW_v2.0, whole genome shotgun sequence genome:
- the LOC119324138 gene encoding probable cinnamyl alcohol dehydrogenase 5 yields MAPTAAEQHTRKAVGLAARDASGHLSPLAITRRSTGDDDVVIKILYCGICHSDLHSIKNEWKNARYPMIPGHEIAGEVTEVGKNVTKFKAGDRVGVGCMVNSCQSCESCNKGFENHCPGIIPTYNMVDLDGTITYGGYSGMVVVHERFVVRFPDTIPLDKGAPLLCAGITVYSPMKYHGLNVPGMHLGILGLGGLGHVAVKFGKAFGMKVTVISSSPGKKEEALERLGADAFVVSKDAEEMKAAMSTMDGIINTVSANIPMAPLLGLLKPNGKMIMVGLPEKPMEISPFALVAMNKTLAGSCIGGMKDTQEMLDLAAKHDVTADIEVIGAEYVNTAMERLAKADVRYRFVIDIGNTLDKAAATASE; encoded by the exons ATGGCACCCACGGCGGCGGAGCAGCACACGAGGAAGGCGGTGGGGCTGGCGGCGCGCGacgcctccggccacctctcccCGCTCGCCATCACCCGGAG GAGCACTGGAGATGACGATGTGGTGATCAAGATTCTGTACTGCGGGATCTGCCACTCTGACCTACACAGCATCAAGAACGAATGGAAGAATGCCAGGTATCCCATGATCCCTGGGCACGAGATCGCCGGCGAGGTCACTGAGGTCGGCAAGAATGTAACCAAGTTCAAGGCCGGTGACCGTGTGGGCGTCGGGTGCATGGTGAACTCATGCCAGTCTTGCGAGAGCTGCAACAAGGGCTTCGAGAACCACTGCCCAGGCATAATCCCCACCTACAACATGGTCGACCTCGACGGCACCATCACCTACGGTGGATACTCTGGCATGGTGGTGGTGCACGAGCGGTTCGTGGTCCGGTTCCCGGACACCATACCACTGGACAAGGGCGCGCCGTTGTTGTGTGCTGGCATAACCGTGTACAGCCCCATGAAGTACCACGGTCTGAACGTTCCCGGGATGCACCTCGGCATTTTGGGACTGGGCGGGCTGGGCCATGTTGCGGTCAAGTTTGGCAAGGCCTTCGGGATGAAGGTGACGGTGATCAGCTCGTCGCCGGGGAAGAAGGAGGAGGCCCTCGAGCGGCTAGGCGCCGATGCGTTCGTTGTCAGCAAGGATGCCGAGGAGATGAAG GCTGCAATGAGTACCATGGATGGCATCATAAACACGGTGTCTGCAAACATCCCCATGGCTCCTCTCTTGGGGCTACTGAAACCCAACGGCAAGATGATCATGGTTGGCCTCCCAGAGAAGCCTATGGAGATCTCCCCCTTTGCGCTGGTTGCCA TGAACAAGACCCTGGCCGGGAGCTGCATCGGCGGCATGAAGGACACCCAGGAGATGTTGGACCTCGCCGCCAAGCATGATGTGACGGCAGACATCGAGGTGATTGGAGCCGAGTACGTGAACACGGCCATGGAGCGCCTTGCCAAGGCCGACGTGAGGTATCGATTCGTCATCGACATCGGCAACACCCTCGAcaaagccgccgccaccgcctccgagTGA
- the LOC119325207 gene encoding protein NRT1/ PTR FAMILY 8.3-like, which produces MEAAADEEKPLLIHSQDEGSQYTSDGTVDINKQPASRRSTGNWRACYFILGAEFTEGICFFGIQKNLVTYLTSVLHESNVDAARNVSTWIGSCFFTPLLGAFLADTYWGRYRAIVVFLSVYTVGMLVMTLSASLPVLMPSFSTIEIQRAAVYLGLYLVALGTGGIKPCTSALGADQFDSADPVERVTKGSFFNWYYFLVNVGSLLSTTVLVWVQDNVGWGVGYAIPMVFMGFGLVVFVSGRKVYRYKKLGGSPLKRLSQVVVAAARNYRLKLPDDDSALLLHEEELSPSQVNCSTERTSQFRFLDKAAIVVPPSSGKAVETMDPWRTCTVSQVEELKMLLRVFPVWASLLFFFAVTAQMSSTLIEQGMAMDQHVGRFTVPPASLSTFDILAVAAFIPVYDLVLVPLVRRATGRDRGLSQLQRLGVGLALSVLGMAYSASVEMRRLSAARAGRSVNIMWQTPSYVVLGVAEVFTSVGMMEFFYDESPESMKSMGAALAQLAISAGNYLNSAVLGVVASATGRGGAPGWIPDDLNEGHLDYFFWMMAGLSVLNLLMFIYFSLRYKG; this is translated from the exons ATGGAAGCAGCAGCAGATGAGGAGAAGCCACTGCTGATTCACTCTCAG GATGAAGGTTCACAATATACAAGTGATGGAACAGTTGATATCAACAAGCAGCCTGCTAGCAGGCGTAGCACAGGGAACTGGAGAGCATGCTACTTCATTTTGG GTGCTGAATTCACCGAGGGAATCTGTTTCTTTGGGATCCAAAAGAATTTGGTTACCTACCTCACGAGCGTGCTGCACGAGAGCAATGTCGACGCCGCGAGGAACGTGTCGACTTGGATCGGCAGTTGCTTCTTCACACCGCTTCTCGGAGCCTTCTTGGCCGACACATACTGGGGGAGATACCGGGCAATAGTAGTCTTCCTCTCGGTCTACACCGTT GGGATGCTGGTTATGACACTGTCAGCGTCGCTCCCGGTGCTGATGCCATCTTTCAGCACCATCGAAATCCAGCGTGCTGCGGTCTACCTAGGGCTCTACCTCGTCGCCCTGGGGACCGGCGGCATCAAGCCGTGCACGTCGGCCCTCGGGGCGGACCAGTTCGACAGCGCTGACCCGGTGGAGCGGGTGACCAAGGGCTCCTTCTTCAACTGGTACTACTTCCTGGTTAACGTCGGCTCCCTGCTGTCGACCACCGTGCTTGTGTGGGTGCAGGACAATGTCGGGTGGGGAGTCGGGTACGCGATCCCGATGGTGTTCATGGGCTTCGGGCTCGTCGTGTTCGTCTCCGGCAGGAAGGTTTACAGGTACAAGAAACTGGGTGGAAGCCCTCTGAAGAGGTTGTCACAGGTAGTCGTCGCCGCCGCAAGGAATTATCGTCTCAAGTTGCCTGATGATGACTCGGCCCTGCTGCTGCATGAGGAAGAACTGTCGCCGAGTCAGGTGAATTGCAGCACTGAGCGTACCAGTCAGTTCAGGTTCCTTGACAAGGCCGCCATTGTAGTACCACCATCTTCCGGCAAGGCTGTGGAGACGATGGACCCATGGAGGACGTGCACGGTGTCGCAGGTCGAGGAGCTGAAGATGCTGCTGCGGGTGTTCCCCGTGTGGGCGTCTCTGCTCTTCTTCTTCGCGGTCACCGCGCAGATGTCGTCGACCCTGATCGAGCAGGGCATGGCCATGGACCAACACGTCGGCCGGTTCACGGTCCCGCCGGCCTCCCTCTCGACGTTCGACATCCTCGCTGTCGCGGCCTTCATCCCCGTCTACGACCTCGTGCTGGTGCCGCTCGTGCGGCGTGCCACCGGGAGGGACCGGGGCCTCTCGCAGCTGCAGCGCCTCGGCGTCGGCCTCGCGCTGTCCGTGCTTGGCATGGCCTACTCCGCGTCGGTCGAGATGAGGCGGTTGTCGGCGGCCAGAGCCGGCCGGAGCGTGAACATCATGTGGCAGACGCCGTCCTACGTCGTGCTCGGCGTGGCCGAGGTGTTCACAAGCGTCGGCATGATGGAGTTCTTCTACGACGAGTCCCCGGagtccatgaagagcatgggcgcgGCGCTCGCCCAGCTCGCCATCTCGGCCGGGAACTACCTCAACTCCGCCGTGCTGGGCGTGGTCGCGTCGGCGACGGGGCGTGGCGGCGCACCCGGGTGGATCCCGGATGACCTCAACGAAGGCCACCTCGATTACTTCTTCTGGATGATGGCTGGTCTCAGCGTGCTGAACCTGTTGATGTTCATCTACTTCTCGCTGAGATACAAAGGCTAG